From Erwinia pyri, a single genomic window includes:
- a CDS encoding flagellar basal body L-ring protein FlgH: protein MAKQIPMPGRLLVATLLLTLNGCALVPRTPLVEGSTTAQPLPASPPVVNGSIFQGVMPMNYGYQPLFEDRRPRNIGDTLTITLQENVSASKSSTASAGRDGSTTLGLSVPSSLTGLLGGDKTNIDASGKTDFAGKGGATANNTFTGTITVTVNQVLPNGNLKVVGEKQIEINQGTEFIRFSGVVNPRTISGSNSVVSTQVADARIEYVGNGYINEAQTMGWLQRFFLNLSPY, encoded by the coding sequence ATGGCGAAGCAAATCCCAATGCCTGGACGTTTGTTGGTAGCCACGCTGCTCCTGACACTTAACGGTTGTGCTTTAGTTCCCCGTACGCCACTGGTTGAAGGTTCGACAACGGCCCAGCCGCTGCCTGCTTCGCCGCCGGTTGTTAACGGCTCCATTTTTCAGGGCGTGATGCCGATGAACTACGGCTATCAGCCGCTGTTTGAGGATCGACGTCCACGTAATATCGGCGATACGCTGACCATTACCCTGCAGGAAAACGTCAGTGCGAGCAAAAGCTCGACGGCCTCCGCAGGACGCGACGGCAGCACCACGCTCGGTCTGAGCGTACCAAGTTCGCTTACCGGTCTGCTGGGCGGCGACAAAACCAATATCGATGCCAGCGGCAAGACCGATTTTGCTGGCAAAGGCGGCGCAACGGCCAACAACACCTTTACCGGCACCATCACCGTGACGGTGAATCAGGTTCTGCCGAACGGCAACCTGAAAGTCGTGGGTGAGAAACAGATTGAGATCAACCAGGGAACGGAATTTATTCGCTTCTCGGGCGTGGTTAACCCTCGCACCATCAGCGGCAGCAACAGTGTTGTCTCGACGCAGGTGGCGGATGCGCGCATTGAATATGTCGGTAACGGCTATATCAATGAGGCGCAGACCATGGGCTGGCTGCAAAGGTTCTTCCTGAACCTGTCACCGTATTAA
- the flgE gene encoding flagellar hook protein FlgE, with protein MAFSQAVSGLNAASSNLDVIGNNIANSATVGFKSATVSFADMFAGSKVGLGVKVAAVTQDFNDGTTTSTSRGLDVAISQSGFFRMADTSGAVYYSRNGQFTLDANRNIVNANGLQLTGYPATGTPPTVQTGANPVGLSVPTTAMSAKATSAAAIVANLNSTDAVITKTPLDINDTDTYSSKASMTTYDSLGNEHNLNLYFSKTADGTWNVNVKDGSAADPTADVGNFTMTFDQNGQMTSTADQSVTLTSLNGSAPTTFNISMLNSQQQNTGTSTFGNPTQDGYKPGELTSYQINNDGTLVGNYSNEKTQVLGQIALANFANPEGLKSEGNNVWSATGSSGQALVGLAGTGNLGTLTAGALESSNVDLSKELVNMIVAQRNYQSNAQTIKTQDQILNTLVNLR; from the coding sequence ATGGCATTTTCACAGGCAGTCAGTGGCTTAAACGCCGCGTCCAGCAACCTTGATGTAATCGGCAACAACATCGCCAACTCCGCGACGGTAGGCTTCAAGTCTGCCACCGTCTCTTTCGCTGATATGTTTGCAGGTTCTAAAGTGGGCCTGGGTGTTAAAGTGGCTGCGGTTACTCAGGACTTCAACGACGGTACCACCACCTCTACCAGCCGTGGACTGGACGTGGCGATCAGCCAGTCTGGCTTCTTCCGCATGGCGGATACCAGCGGCGCCGTTTACTACAGCCGTAACGGCCAGTTCACCCTGGACGCAAACCGTAACATCGTTAACGCCAACGGCCTGCAGCTGACCGGCTATCCGGCAACCGGCACGCCGCCAACCGTACAGACCGGTGCTAACCCGGTTGGCCTGAGCGTTCCTACTACTGCGATGTCTGCCAAGGCGACCAGTGCAGCGGCCATTGTGGCGAACCTGAACTCAACGGATGCTGTTATCACTAAAACGCCGCTGGATATCAACGATACCGATACCTACAGCAGCAAGGCTTCAATGACCACTTACGACTCATTGGGCAACGAACACAACCTGAACCTCTATTTCAGTAAAACAGCAGACGGTACCTGGAATGTGAACGTTAAAGATGGCAGCGCGGCCGATCCTACCGCTGACGTCGGCAACTTCACCATGACCTTTGACCAGAATGGCCAGATGACCTCGACCGCTGACCAGTCAGTTACGCTGACTTCCCTTAACGGTTCTGCGCCTACCACCTTCAATATCAGCATGCTGAACAGCCAGCAGCAGAATACCGGGACCAGCACCTTCGGTAACCCGACGCAGGATGGTTATAAGCCTGGTGAACTGACCAGCTATCAGATCAATAACGACGGTACCTTAGTTGGCAACTACTCCAACGAGAAAACTCAGGTTCTGGGGCAGATCGCCCTGGCAAACTTTGCTAACCCGGAAGGGCTGAAGTCTGAAGGTAACAACGTCTGGTCAGCAACCGGCTCATCCGGCCAGGCGCTGGTGGGACTGGCAGGCACTGGTAACCTCGGTACCCTGACCGCAGGCGCACTGGAGTCTTCCAACGTGGATCTGAGTAAAGAGCTGGTGAACATGATTGTGGCACAGCGTAACTACCAGTCTAACGCCCAGACCATTAAAACTCAGGACCAGATCCTCAACACCCTGGTCAACCTGCGTTAA
- a CDS encoding flagellar basal body rod protein FlgF codes for MDHAIYTAMGAASQTLDQQAVTASNLANASTPGFRAQLNALRAVPVEGLSLPTRTLVTASTPGADMSQGTLDYTERPLDVAVRENGWLAVRAPDGTEAYTRNGNMELDPAGQLTIQGNLVMGDGGPIAVPQGSEVTIAADGSITALNPGDPPNATVQLGRLKLVKAIGSEVVRGDDGLFRLNATAQAQRGAVLQNDPTIQVMPGVLEGSNVKPVETMVDMIANARRFEMQMKVISSVDENEQRANQLLSMS; via the coding sequence ATGGATCACGCGATATATACCGCAATGGGGGCTGCCAGTCAGACCCTCGATCAGCAGGCAGTGACGGCGAGCAACCTCGCCAACGCCTCCACGCCGGGCTTCCGTGCGCAGCTTAATGCGCTGCGCGCCGTTCCGGTGGAAGGTCTTTCACTGCCTACCCGTACGCTGGTAACAGCGTCAACGCCTGGCGCAGATATGTCGCAGGGGACGCTGGATTATACCGAGCGCCCGCTGGACGTAGCGGTGCGTGAAAACGGCTGGCTGGCCGTGCGTGCGCCTGATGGTACCGAGGCCTACACCCGTAACGGGAATATGGAACTCGATCCTGCCGGGCAGCTCACCATCCAGGGGAACCTGGTGATGGGCGACGGTGGACCAATCGCCGTGCCGCAGGGTTCGGAAGTCACCATCGCCGCTGATGGCTCTATTACCGCGCTGAACCCAGGCGATCCGCCGAATGCCACTGTCCAGCTGGGCCGACTGAAGCTGGTGAAAGCCATCGGCTCAGAAGTAGTGCGCGGAGATGACGGCTTGTTCCGTCTGAACGCCACTGCTCAGGCGCAGCGCGGTGCCGTTTTGCAGAACGATCCGACCATTCAGGTGATGCCTGGCGTGCTGGAAGGCAGCAACGTTAAGCCGGTCGAAACCATGGTCGATATGATCGCCAACGCACGCCGCTTCGAGATGCAGATGAAAGTCATCTCCAGCGTCGATGAGAATGAACAACGCGCTAACCAGCTGCTGTCAATGAGCTAA
- the flgD gene encoding flagellar hook assembly protein FlgD, with translation MGIAVGVNESLNNSSIATSSTTDTSAADLQNNFLTLLVTQLQNQDPTNPMDNSQLTTQLAQINTLSGIEKLNTTLGSISGQINSGQSLQATTLIGHGVMVDGSQVLVGSGQTTPFGVSLEQASTATTATITDSTGKVVQTINLGGLSAGVHTFSWDGSTTDGTTAADGKYSVSLSASNATGQLVTQPLNYALVNGVTNDTSGAVLDLGTMGSTTLANVRQII, from the coding sequence ATGGGCATTGCAGTAGGCGTTAATGAATCACTAAATAACTCATCCATTGCGACTTCGTCGACAACAGATACTTCAGCTGCGGACCTGCAGAATAACTTCCTGACGCTGTTAGTCACGCAGTTACAAAACCAGGACCCGACCAACCCAATGGATAACAGCCAGCTCACCACCCAGCTGGCGCAGATCAATACCCTGAGCGGTATTGAGAAACTCAACACCACGCTGGGATCGATTTCCGGCCAGATCAACAGCGGACAGTCTTTGCAGGCGACCACGCTGATTGGTCACGGCGTGATGGTGGATGGCTCACAGGTTCTGGTAGGCAGCGGACAGACCACGCCGTTCGGCGTCAGCTTGGAGCAGGCCTCTACCGCGACTACCGCAACAATCACTGATTCAACCGGCAAGGTGGTGCAGACCATCAATCTTGGCGGACTGAGCGCCGGCGTGCATACCTTCTCCTGGGATGGCAGCACCACCGACGGCACCACCGCTGCAGACGGTAAATACAGCGTTTCTCTGAGCGCCAGCAACGCAACCGGACAACTGGTTACGCAGCCGCTGAATTATGCGCTGGTTAATGGGGTGACTAACGACACGAGCGGTGCCGTTTTAGACCTCGGCACGATGGGTTCTACCACCCTCGCAAATGTTCGTCAGATTATTTAA
- the flgG gene encoding flagellar basal-body rod protein FlgG: MIRSLWIAKTGLDAQQTNMDVISNNLANVSTNGFKRQRAVFEDLMYQTIRQPGAQSSEQTTLPSGMQLGTGTRPVATERLHTQGNLNKTDSSKDVAISGQGFFQVQMPDGTLAYTRDGSFQTDQNGQLVTNGGFPVQPAITVPANALSMTIGRDGVVSVTQQGQTQPVQVGQLTLSTFINDAGLESKGENLYQETQASGAPTDSTPGNNGAGLLYQGYVETSNVNVAEELVSMIQTQRAYEINSKAISTSDQMLAKLTQL, from the coding sequence ATGATCCGCTCTCTCTGGATTGCCAAAACCGGTCTTGACGCCCAGCAAACTAATATGGACGTCATCTCGAACAACCTTGCCAACGTAAGCACTAACGGCTTTAAGCGTCAGCGCGCGGTGTTCGAAGACCTGATGTACCAGACTATTCGCCAGCCAGGCGCGCAGTCTTCCGAGCAGACCACGCTGCCTTCAGGCATGCAGTTGGGTACAGGTACGCGCCCGGTAGCAACCGAGCGTCTGCATACTCAGGGCAACCTGAACAAAACCGACTCCTCGAAAGATGTGGCCATCAGCGGCCAGGGCTTCTTCCAGGTGCAGATGCCAGACGGCACCCTGGCGTACACCCGTGACGGCTCGTTCCAGACCGATCAGAATGGCCAGTTAGTCACCAACGGCGGTTTCCCGGTGCAGCCAGCCATCACTGTTCCAGCCAACGCCCTGAGCATGACCATCGGTCGTGACGGCGTGGTGAGCGTGACCCAGCAGGGCCAGACCCAGCCGGTTCAGGTCGGACAGCTGACGCTTAGCACCTTTATTAACGATGCGGGCCTGGAGAGCAAAGGTGAAAACCTTTATCAGGAAACGCAGGCTTCCGGTGCGCCAACCGACAGTACGCCAGGTAACAACGGCGCCGGTTTGCTCTATCAGGGCTATGTCGAGACCTCGAACGTTAACGTGGCTGAAGAGCTGGTCAGCATGATCCAGACCCAGCGCGCCTACGAGATCAACAGTAAAGCTATCAGCACCTCCGATCAGATGCTGGCCAAACTGACGCAGTTGTAA
- the flgC gene encoding flagellar basal body rod protein FlgC — MALLNIFDIAGSAMNAQSQRLNVSASNLANADSVTGPDGQPYVAKQVVFQTNALPGSPTGGVRVAQVVDDPTPAKLVYEPGNPMADAKGYVKMPNVDVVGETVNTMSASRSYQANVEVLNTVKQMMMKTLTMGQ; from the coding sequence ATGGCTTTACTGAATATTTTTGATATCGCCGGATCGGCAATGAACGCCCAGTCTCAGCGTCTGAACGTCAGTGCCAGTAACCTGGCCAACGCCGACAGCGTAACCGGGCCAGATGGTCAGCCTTACGTCGCCAAGCAGGTAGTGTTCCAGACCAATGCTCTGCCGGGTTCACCTACCGGCGGCGTGCGGGTGGCGCAGGTCGTTGACGACCCTACGCCAGCCAAACTGGTCTACGAACCGGGCAATCCCATGGCCGATGCCAAAGGCTACGTGAAAATGCCTAACGTGGATGTCGTAGGGGAGACGGTCAACACCATGTCCGCGTCGCGCAGCTATCAGGCCAACGTGGAAGTGTTGAACACCGTGAAACAGATGATGATGAAAACCCTGACGATGGGTCAATAA
- the flgB gene encoding flagellar basal body rod protein FlgB, whose amino-acid sequence MLDKLDAALRFNTEALNLRAQRQEILASNIANADTPGYQARDIDFASQLNKVMEQGRAEGSGLSLAVTSARHIPAETLQPASIDLMYRIPDQPAMDGNTVDMDRERTQFADNSLKYQTDLTLISSQIKGMMSVLQGQ is encoded by the coding sequence ATGCTCGACAAACTGGACGCGGCACTACGGTTTAACACCGAAGCTTTAAACCTGCGTGCCCAGCGGCAGGAGATCCTGGCATCCAATATCGCCAATGCTGATACGCCAGGCTACCAGGCTCGCGATATCGATTTCGCCAGTCAGCTGAATAAGGTGATGGAGCAGGGGCGGGCGGAAGGATCGGGACTGTCGCTGGCGGTGACGTCAGCACGCCATATTCCCGCGGAAACGCTGCAGCCAGCGTCCATCGACCTGATGTACCGGATCCCGGATCAGCCAGCGATGGACGGTAACACGGTCGATATGGACCGTGAACGTACGCAATTTGCGGACAACAGCCTGAAATACCAGACCGATCTGACGCTTATCAGCAGTCAGATCAAGGGCATGATGTCCGTGCTACAGGGGCAATAA